One Branchiostoma floridae strain S238N-H82 unplaced genomic scaffold, Bfl_VNyyK Sc7u5tJ_1557, whole genome shotgun sequence genomic region harbors:
- the LOC118408101 gene encoding snaclec trimecetin subunit beta-like — protein VEGCQCDHGFVRSGQQCVPEEQCGCTDDEGRYYVLGERFEKDGHLCICETGNDIICQECDEGYRPALRDGVWGCHRVDYPAVPCPEGYGDKYGFGKCLYVHKRPLIYSEAEAYCQGMDGKIFQFDNEDDVNRIKTILPSAGFGIWVGLTDEDTEGTFVWADGPPLVSGDFSDWAPQPYVRNSAQSDCVVMKRRFNWQWVVRSCSKANYFACESN, from the exons GTAGAAGGTTGTCAATGTGATCATGGCTTCGTGCGTAGTGGTCAACAGTGCGTTCCAGAGGAGCAGTGTGGCTGCACCGATGATGAAGGACGCTACTATGTG CTCGGAGAACGCTTCGAAAAAGACGGCCATCTGTGTATCTGTGAAACGGGGAATGACATCATTTGTCAAGAGTGCGACGAAGGCTACAGGCCGGCGCTGAGGGATGGTGTGTGGGGATGCCACCGTGTCGATTATCCCG CGGTGCCGTGCCCTGAAGGCTACGGGGACAAGTATGGGTTTGGAAAGTGTCTGTACGTCCACAAACGTCCTCTCATCTATTCCGAGGCTGAAGCGTATTGCCAAGGCATGGATGGGAAAATCTTTCAATTTGACAATGAAGACGACGTGAACAGGATCAAGACTATCTTGCCATCCGCCGG GTTCGGGATCTGGGTCGGGCTGACTGATGAAGACACGGAAGGGACCTTCGTTTGGGCAGACGGCCCCCCATTGGTCAGTGGAGATTTCTCGGACTGGGCGCCTCAGCCGTATGTCCGTAACAGCGCCCAGTCGGACTGTGTGGTGATGAAACGGAGGTTTAACTGGCAATGGGTGGTACGTAGTTGCAGTAAGGCCAACTACTTTGCCTGCGAGTCAAACTAA